The following are encoded in a window of Castanea sativa cultivar Marrone di Chiusa Pesio chromosome 9, ASM4071231v1 genomic DNA:
- the LOC142608642 gene encoding protein WUSCHEL-like, whose translation MEPQNQQQQQQALNEDGSSGKGGYLCRTSSTRWTPTTDQIRILKDLYYNNGVRSPSAEQIQRISARLRQYGKIEGKNVFYWFQNHKARERQKKRLNSDVPMQRGVGVGNTNWNNTPEESIHTKYPLPNITSGVSASSSSSGVISVGHMGNYGYGSVIMEKSFRDCSISNGGNNGGVGGSIGHNFGCVGADPYSSSYSTLFDKRRLMEENLGVQEDEEEEEEEEEEEEAGEKETLPLFPMHAEDINGFCNMNPYTTNNGYNYTSCYRSADDGINGSRTSLELSLNSYSHRSSHYH comes from the exons ATGGAACCTCAAaatcaacagcaacaacaacaagcACTAAACGAGGATGGTAGCAGTGGAAAAGGGGGATATCTATGCAGGACAAGCAGTACACGCTGGACTCCCACAACTGACCAGATAAGAATTCTCAAAGACCTTTACTACAACAATGGAGTTAGGTCCCCAAGTGCTGAGCAGATTCAGAGGATCTCAGCTAGACTCAGACAGTACGGCAAGATTGAAGGCAAGAATGTCTTTTATTGGTTTCAGAACCACAAAGCTCGTGAAAGGCAGAAGAAAAGGTTAAATTCTGATGTGCCCATGCAAAGAGGGGTTGGGGTTGGTAACACTAATTGGAATAATACACCAGAAGAATCCATTCACACCAAGTACCCCTTGCCCAACATAACCTCTG GGGTCTCTGCTTCATCTTCATCGTCTGGGGTGATTTCTGTTGGGCATATGGGGAATTATGGATATGGATCAGTGATTATGGAGAAAAGCTTTAGG GACTGCTCAATATCAAATGGAGGTAACAATGGTGGTGTTGGTGGATCTATTGGGCACAACTTTGGGTGTGTAGGGGCTGATCCCTATTCTTCATCCTACAGTACCCTCTTTGATAAGAGAAGATTAATGGAAGAAAACTTAGGAGtacaagaagatgaagaagaagaagaagaagaagaagaagaagaagaagctggtGAGAAAGAAACTCTCCCACTGTTCCCCATGCATGCTGAAGACATCAATGGCTTCTGCAACATGAACCCTTACACCACCAATAATGGGTACAACTACACCAGCTGTTATCGCTCTGCAGATGATGGAATCAATGGGTCTCGTACTTCCCTCGAGCTTAGCCTCAACTCCTACTCTCACAGATCTTCACACTACCATTAG